The Winslowiella toletana region CCTTCCGCCAGCGTGACAGCCAGGATTACATCGACTATTTCGCGGTAGCATTACGCTTGATCGGCGTGCTGGCGCTGGTGATCACCACCTGCGGACTGGCGGCGATTAACGCTGATGACATCTGGTATTTCGCATCGGGCGGCGTAATTGGCAGCCTGGTGAGTAATGCGATGGCACCCTATTTTAATGGTGCGGGCGGAACATTAACCCTGCTGTGCGTTTGGGCGGCGGGACTGACGCTGTATACCGGCTGGTCATGGCTGATGATTGCCGAAAAAATTGGCGGCACGGTGATGGGCGTGCTGACTTTTGCCAGTAACCGCTCCCGCCACGATGAACGGTGGCAGGAAGAGGAAGAGGAAGAGGAAGACGATCAACCCCGCGCTGTTCCGGCACAGAAAGTGGCGGCGCATGATGACGACGACGTATTGCTGTCGGCACCGAAGCTAGTTGCCGCGCAACAGCAGGGCGAAGATGAAGACGCTGAAACGCAGGACCCACTGTTAGCGAAAGCCGCAGCGGCGACCACGGCTGCACTGGCGGCAACCGCGAATGCTGCGCAACGTGCGCCAGCACCTGAAGTGACGGCCCCGGATACGGCGGCAGAGCGTCCGGTTGCCGCAGCGGTTGCCGCACCTGCGATCGGCCAGCCAGCTCCGGCAGACGTCCCTGCGCCACAGCCTGAAGCGCCACCGGTGTATCGTTTTGAAGTACCGGACGAAACACCTGCGCCGAATCATCCGTTGGAGAGTGAAGATGATGGCCCGCGCATGGGCAACTGGCGTGACACGTCAGCATCTACCGCTTCACCGTTTGATTTCTCGGCTCCACAAGCTGAGCCGACGGCGATTGCCGCGAATTCGCCGCAGCCGGGCAGCGTTGCCGATGCCGCGAAGGTTGCAGCCAGTGCAGCGGCATTTATGCCGGGGTTCACTGCGACCAGCGGCAGCGACGGTAATCCACAGGTAAAACAGGGTATTGGCCCTGAACTACCGCGCCCAAATCCGGTGAAACTACCAACGCGTCGTGAACTGGCTTCTTATGGTATTAAGCTGCCATCCCAGCGCATCGCCGAAGAGAAGGCCAAAGAGCAGGAGCAACAGCTAGCGCCGCAGCCTGTAACGGCGGCTGTGCAGCCGGATGAAGATGAACAGGCGATGATGCAGGAGTCGCAGCTGCGTGAAGCCTTTATGACACAGCAGCAACAGCGCTATGGCGAAGAGTTTGCGCCGGAGCAAGAGGATGAAGAGGCGCTACAACAGGCGGTGCTGGCGCGTCAGTTCGCTGAACAGCAGCAACAGCGTTACACGCAAGAGCCGGCTCAGGCTGAACCGGTGCAGAGTTTCTCTTTAGACACGTCGCGTGCCTTTGACTTCTCGCCAATGGACGATCTGGTTGACGACGGCCCGACAGAGCCGCTGTTTACCCTGGATGCAATGCCGGAAGCAGAAGCCCAGCCTGAATATCATGTTGAGCCGCCGCAACCGGCTACGCCAGCCTGGCAGCAACCGGCTCCAGCACCAGCGGCACCACAGTACGCGCCGCAGTCCGCACCAGCGGCACCGCAGTATGCGCCACAGCCCGTTCAGCAGCCGACGGCATCGTCAGCGGCCAGCTGGCAGTCTGCACCCGCAGCTCAGCCAGCCGCTGCCGTGCAGAAACCCGCAGAACCTGCTGTCGACAGTCTGATTCACCCGTTCCTGATGCGTCACGAGCAGCCGCTGCATAAACCTGCCACGCCGCTGCCAACCTTAGATCTGCTGACCTCGCCGCCAGCGGAAGAGGAGCCGGTTGATATGTTTGCGCTGGAGCAGACGGCACGTCTGGTTGAGGCGCGGCTGGCGGATTATCGCGTTAAAGCCGAAGTGGTGGGCATTTCGCCAGGGCCGGTGATTACGCGTTACGAACTGGATTTGGCGCCGGGGGTAAAAGCTGCCCGAATCTCCAACTTGTCCCGTGACCTGGCGCGCTCGTTATCCGCCGTGGCGGTGCGTGTGGTAGAGGTGATTCCAGGTAAGCCTTATGTCGGACTGGAACTGCCAAACAAACGTCGTCAGACGGTTTACCTGCGCGAAGTGCTGGACTGTGCGAAATTCCGCGACAATCCATCGCCGCTTTCCGTGGTGCTGGGTAAAGATATCGCTGGTCAACCGGTGGTGGCAGATTTAGGTAAAATGCCGCACTTGCTGGTGGCGGGTACCACCGGTTCTGGTAAGTCAGTTGGCGTTAACGCCATGATTATCAGTATGTTGTATAAAGCCACGCCGGAAGAAGTGCGCTTTATTATGATCGACC contains the following coding sequences:
- a CDS encoding DNA translocase FtsK 4TM domain-containing protein; protein product: MSQEYTEDKEVTLQPLSSGRRLLEALLIIVALFAVYLMAALLSFNPSDPSWSQTAWHEPIHNLGGAPGAWLADTLLFIFGVMAYAIPPVILGLCWITFRQRDSQDYIDYFAVALRLIGVLALVITTCGLAAINADDIWYFASGGVIGSLVSNAMAPYFNGAGGTLTLLCVWAAGLTLYTGWSWLMIAEKIGGTVMGVLTFASNRSRHDERWQEEEEEEEDDQPRAVPAQKVAAHDDDDVLLSAPKLVAAQQQGEDEDAETQDPLLAKAAAATTAALAATANAAQRAPAPEVTAPDTAAERPVAAAVAAPAIGQPAPADVPAPQPEAPPVYRFEVPDETPAPNHPLESEDDGPRMGNWRDTSASTASPFDFSAPQAEPTAIAANSPQPGSVADAAKVAASAAAFMPGFTATSGSDGNPQVKQGIGPELPRPNPVKLPTRRELASYGIKLPSQRIAEEKAKEQEQQLAPQPVTAAVQPDEDEQAMMQESQLREAFMTQQQQRYGEEFAPEQEDEEALQQAVLARQFAEQQQQRYTQEPAQAEPVQSFSLDTSRAFDFSPMDDLVDDGPTEPLFTLDAMPEAEAQPEYHVEPPQPATPAWQQPAPAPAAPQYAPQSAPAAPQYAPQPVQQPTASSAASWQSAPAAQPAAAVQKPAEPAVDSLIHPFLMRHEQPLHKPATPLPTLDLLTSPPAEEEPVDMFALEQTARLVEARLADYRVKAEVVGISPGPVITRYELDLAPGVKAARISNLSRDLARSLSAVAVRVVEVIPGKPYVGLELPNKRRQTVYLREVLDCAKFRDNPSPLSVVLGKDIAGQPVVADLGKMPHLLVAGTTGSGKSVGVNAMIISMLYKATPEEVRFIMIDPKMLELSVYEGIPHLLTEVVTDMKDAANALRWSVGEMERRYKLMSALGVRNLAGYNEKIEQAAAMGRPIPDPFWKPGDSMETTPPVLEKLPYIVVMVDEFADLMMAVGKKVEELIARLAQKARAAGIHLVLATQRPSVDVITGLIKANIPTRIAFTVSSKIDSRTILDQAGAESLLGMGDMLYMPPNSSIPVRVHGAFVRDEEVHAVVQDWKARGRPQYIDSITAGEEGEGGSLGLDTDEELDPLFDQAVAFIVEKRRASISGVQRQFRIGYNRAARIIEQMEAQGIVSSPGHNGNREVLAPPSHEM